A genomic window from Babylonia areolata isolate BAREFJ2019XMU chromosome 9, ASM4173473v1, whole genome shotgun sequence includes:
- the LOC143285734 gene encoding uncharacterized protein LOC143285734 translates to MIFIIVMSVIVVGVSRASERHIYIGAIPFKDMKLNAPLLTSMKNTSRRQCGLRCLHVSGCRAFNYHVTDATCYLLGDYFCSESHDLITAPGFRYYDCEKDGDAQTISEARADRRCRTEGHCSPKCACHSLGVSTTASTYLTPDSDPEEEGEATPVWKDSVTSCLLACVSMPLPLCRSFNTMPTTGGVLCQLLPFLATERPASRLVRPSDWSHHRRKCFA, encoded by the exons ATGATTTTCATCATTGTCATGTCAGTCATTGTTGTGGGAGTttcacgagcgagcgagcgccaTATTTACATCGGAGCGATCCCATTCAAAGACATGAAGCTTAACGCTCCTTTGCTGACGTCAATGAAAAATACGTCACGGCGACAGTGCGGACTGAGGTGTCTGCACGTGAGTGGCTGTCGAGCCTTCAACTATCACGTGACGGACGCCACGTGCTATCTTCTGGGGGACTATTTCTGCTCGGAATCCCACGACCTCATCACTGCTCCTGGGTTCCGCTATTACGACTGTGAGAAAGATGGAGATGCTCAG ACTATTAGCGAGGCACGTGCCGACAGGAGGTGCCGGACCGAGGGTCACTGCTCTCCCAAATGCG cGTGCCACTCTCTGGGTGTCAGCACCACCGCCAGCACCTACCTGACCCCGGACAGTGACcccgaggaggagggggaggcaacCCCTGTGTGGAAGGACAGCGTGACCTCCTGTCTGCTGGCCTGTGTGTCCATGCCGCTGCCTCTGTGCCGTTCCTTCAACACAATGCCCACCACTGGCGGCGTGCTGTGCCAGCTGCTGCCCTTCCTGGCCACGGAGCGACCCGCCTCCCGCCTCGTCAGGCCCTCCGACTGGTCCCACCACCGGAGAAAGTGCTTTGCCTGA